DNA from Nitrospirota bacterium:
TGGGCATTAACAGTTCCTTGCTGTCCTGATAGATAATAAGAAAAAATAAAAACAGAGATGATAAGACAGAAAACGAAAAAAAACCCTCTCTTCCACCTGACTCCCATGTCCCCCATGACAACCCTCCTGAAGTAAATTTTCTGTAAACTCGTTTTTGCTCAAGATTTTAATTATTAACTTTTCTTTATGTCAAGTTTCTATTCAGGAATAATGTAAACTATATCTATCCCCATCGTCAAGACACCGAATTGCATTGTATGCCACATTAGAAATGTCCTATAGCGGGTAGAATTAAAATGGTTCTATGGGAATTGCCGCCCATAGAACCATCAAAAAAGAACTCAGCAAACGGTTTTGCTGAGAGTAACGTCTGGCTCCCGGGGAGGGATTCGAACCCCCGACAGGGTGGTTAACAGCCACCTGCTCTGCCAGCTGAGCTACCCGGGAATTTCTCGGTTAGAAGGTTTTTATTATACACCAAAAAAGCGCTGCCGTGTCAAACTCTCCTACCCTCTTCTCTCAAATGCCTTTACTCCGGCAAAAACAAAGATAACCGACAGCACAACAATAACCGCAAGGTCAGTAACAAGGCTGAAATCAGGGCTCATCGGTCCCTGTGCAAGCGGAGAAATCACATGCTTCAGCGCATCCACGCCGTAAGTGAGAGGATTAAGCTTGGCTGCAAACCTCAAAGCTTCAGGCAGAAGCTTTACAGGATACATTGCGCCCGAGAGAAAGAACATCGGCATGATGATGAAATTCATAATTGCACTGAAACTTTCATAACTTTCATAAAAAGTTGCTATCACTATTCCAAAGGCAGACACCGAGAAAGACACAAGCATACATATAACTACTGCGCTGATTATATCTGCTGCGCCGAGCTTAAGCCCAAGAAGAGGGAAAAGCAAAAGTACAATCACAGCCTGAAGCGTTGATATAATGCTTCCGCTTAATGCCTTACCTATGACAATTGAAAGCCTTGACACTGGAGCGACAAGGATCTCTTTCATGAACCCGAACTCTTTATCCCAGATAATAGAGATTGAGGAGAACATTGAGCTGAATAAAATTGTCATGCCCAATATGCCCGGAAATATGAATTGCATATATGAAACGCCGTCAACGGGCGGAACAAGCCTTGACATCCCGGCGCCGACAAGGAAAAGCCATACCAATGGCCTTGCTAACGCAGAGACAAGCCTGGACCTTTCCCTTATAAACTTCTTAAACTCCCGCGCAACTATAACGTATATCGCATTAAATTCCATGCCTTCTCCTGTACGCCCTAACCTCAGCTTTTATAGTATCCGTATTCGTGCCCTCCTCGTCTCTTATCGCCTTCCCGGTCAGTTTTAAAAAAACATCATTAAGAGTCGGCCTCTGTAGCCTCACAGACAAAACGCTGTCGCCGAGTGTTCTTATAAGTTCGGGAATGCACGTATCTCCTCTGACTGTTGAAATAAAAAGCTCGCCGTCCCTTATTGATGCGTCAATATCCAGCGCGCTCTTTATCACATCCGCTGCCTTTGCATTATCCCTTGTTTTCAGATATATGACATCTCCGCCTATTACTTTCTTGAGTTCTTCGGGACTGTCCATTGCAATAATGTTTCCATTATCAATAATGGCTATGTTATCGCAGACCTCTGCCTCATCCATATAATGCGTTGTCATGAAGATTGTCACTCCGTATTTTCCGGGAAGCGCTGTTATGAATTCCCATAGACTTGATCTGCTCTGCGGATCCAGCCCCAGTGTCGGTTCGTCCAGAAACAACACCTTCGGCCTGTGTATCAGCCCCCTTGCAACTTCAAGCCTTCTCTTCATGCCGCCGGAAAATTTCTTAACAAGGTCATCTTTTCTGCTGAATAAATCAACAAGCTTCAAGACGTCATCAACCCTTTTTCTGCGTTCGGCTTTTTCAACGTTATAGAGATACGCATGGAATAAGAGGTTTTCCTCAGCAGTGAGGTCTTTATCAAGAGTTGTATCCTGAAACACTATGCCGATTGATTTTCTTACGGATGAGGATTCTTTTTCGCAGTCATATCCATTCACAAAAGCATTCCCTGAAGTTGGCACAAGCAGGGTGCAGAGGATGCTTATCGTTGTTGTCTTTCCTGCGCCGTTAGGCCCGAGGAAGCCGAATATTGCGCCTTCCTCAACATTAAAGGAGATGTTATTTACAGCAGTAATGCTGCCAAATCTTTTTACTAAATTCTCAACCTTAATTATCGGCATTTTCCCTCACTCATATCTCAACGCTTTTATGGGATCATACAGCGACGCCTTTCTTGCCGGATATACGCCGAAGAATATTCCAACTGCCGCTGAAAACAAAAAAGCGACAATAACAGACCACAGGGCCAGATGTGTCGGAAGAAATTCAACAAAATAAGGGATGACAAGAGAGAGCAAGCCGGCAAACAGAATACCCACTGTTCCTCCTATAAGGCTCAGAGTAACGGACTCTATCAGAAACTGCAATAAAATATCCCTGTTCTTTGCGCCAAGCGCCTTTCTTATGCCTATTTCCCGCGTCCTTTCTCTCACTGAGACAAGCATTATATTCATTATTCCTATCCCGCCGACAAGCAATGAAATTGCAGCTATGCCTGCAAGCACAGCAGTCATTATATTCAATATCTTGCCCATCACGGCAACCATCTCATCCTGACTCATTATCGTAAAGTCTTCCCTGCCTGCATGTCTTTTCATCAGTATCTGCCTTATGTCCTCTTTTGCGGCGTCTATTTCTGTTGCGCTTCTGACCTTGACAGTTATATTAAACAGGCTGTCGGTATCAAACAATTCCTGCGCAGCAGTTGTAGGTATAAACACGATGTCATCAAAATCAATTCCAAGCGTAACACCCTTCTTTTCCATCACGCCTATGGCCCGGTATTTGCCGTCGCCTATTGCCACAAGGGCGCCGAGCGCATTTTTATCTCCGAAAAGGTCCTTCTTCACTGTCCTTCCGAGAACACATACTTTTCTTCTTGAATCAACATCCGATGCGCTGATAAACCTGCCTGATTCAACTGACAGGTTTCTGATTTCAAAATAAGTTTCCGTAATCCCCACTACAGAATTATCCCTGCTCTGGTTCAGATATTTAATCTTGGAGGTGCCAAGAATCAGCGGAACTGCGTCTTGAATATGCCTGGAACGTTTTTTAATTATTAGAGCATCATCATAGACAAGTTTTCTGACCGTAGTTGCGGCAGGCGGATGAAAACCTCCCTTGGCAGAAGTTTTGCCCGGCACTACAATCAATATGTTCGTTCCGAGATTGCCAAGCTCTCTGCCTATGTAGGACCTTGCGCCCTCGCCTATTGAAACAAGCATAATAACGGATGCAACCCCGATAACAACACCAAGCATTGTAAGGAACGACCTTACCCTGTTGCCCATAAGAGAGTCCCTTGAAACCCTTATAATCTCAATAACATCCACTCTGGCAAACCCCGTCTCTTATTGTTATTATCTTCCCTGCCTGTTCAGCAATATCTTTCTCATGGGTAACAACCACAATCGTTACGCCTTCCTTATTTAAATTTTTAAATGTCTCTATGATTTCTTTTCCCGAACGGCTGTCAAGGTTTCCGGTGGGCTCATCCGCAAGTATTATCGCAGGGCCGTTTATGAGCGCCCTTGCAATTGCAACTCTCTGCTGCTCCCCTCCTGAAAGTTCGCTCGGATAATGCTCTGCCCTGTGAGAAAGGCCGAGTTTCTCAAGCATTTCAAACGCTTTTTTTTTCCTTGTATTAGGCTCCACCCCGCCATAAAGCAGAGGCAGTTCGACATTTTTCCATGCAATAAGTTTCGGAAGAAGATTAAAACTCTGAAATACAAAGCCGATTTTTCTGTTTCTTATCTCTGCAAGTTCGTTGTCTGTTTTTCGGCTGACATCAACATCAAGGAGCAGATATTGCCCTGATGTCGGCCTGTCAAGACAGCCGATGATATGAAGGAGCGTTGATTTCCCTGAGCCTGAGGGTCCCATCACAGCCACAAAATCCTTCTCTGCGACTTCCATGTCTATGCCCCTTAAGACCTCTACTGTCACCTTTGGCAGCACATACGACTTCCTTATGTTCCTGAGCGACATCACTCTGTTTTTTTCTTCTCTCTTACTCTCCTGCCGTCAGCAAGTCCCTGCGCATCAGGATTGATAATCACTGTATCACCCTCTTTAACGCCTGATGTTATCTCTGTAAAATTCCAGTTGAACTGCCCTGTTTCAACAGGAATAAGTTTTGCTGTTGAACATTTTTTAATAAAAATAAACTTCCTGTTGTTTTTCTCCATAAGCGCATGGGATGGAACCACAAGCGCATTTTTAATGTTGTCCACAATAATCTCCACATCAGCAGACATCCCCGGTTTTATAATGATTTGTTTTTCTTTAAGCCGTGTCCTTACCTCAAAGGTCCTTGTTTCCTGCTTGCCGCCAAGGACCACAGGCGATATCCGGTAGATTTCACCTTTAAAAACATTTCCCTGATACGCATCCATAGTGATATTAGCCTGCTGCCTCAGTTTAACCTTTGCAACATCAGCCTCATCTATAAACGCCTCTATATAAAGGTCATCCATAGCGACAACATGCACCACTAAAGCGCCCTTTGCAGTTGTCTCGCCAACCTTGACAGGCCTTGATGTTACTACGCCTGATATCGGAGATTTTATAAACGAATAATCATAGTTAAGCTTTGCAAGCGAAAGCGAACTCTCCGCCTCTTTTACGCTTGCATAAGCGACATTATATTCTTTCTGTACTGAATCAAAATCTATATGAGAGATATATCCCTTTTCCCTCAGGTCGCTGAATCTCTTTAATCTTGTCTCGGCCTCCTTCAGAATTGATTTTGCCTTGTCTATGGAGGCAAGTGAAATATTAAGGTTCAGATGCGCCTCCTCAGGGTCAAGCTCTGCTATCATTGAGCCGGGCTTAACTATACTGCCCTCTTCAACAAAGAGCTTTGTAATCTTCCCTATTCTCTGTGCCGTAATCTTAACCTCTGTTTCTGATTTTATGGTCCCTGTTGAAGTGGCAGTTACCGTAATCGCAAGCTCCTGCCTGTTTACAGGCGCTGTTTTAACATCAACTGCGCTGAAGGTTCTCTTGAGGATAAAAAACATTACCAAAAGGATTATTGCCGAAAGAAACCAGAAACTCCGCTTTCTGTAAAAAGACATTATTTTCTCCTTATTAAAATCAAATCACTTAAAGTTTAACATAAAAAAAAAGACAGGATAAACTTAAACAAGATAATCAAGAAGCGTAAACACAAACACTGTCATACTTATATATCCGTTCATATTGAAAAAAGCCATATCAAGCCTGCTCAGGTCATCTGGCTTCACGAGAGAATGTTCATATATAAAAAGCCCTCCCGATGCAGCCATTCCTATCCAATAAAATATCCCGAGATTAAAGAATAAGCCCGTAAGCGCAAGCAGTCCCCATGCGATAACATGAAATATCCTTGAAAAAAGCAGCGAGTCTTTGACGCCGAATCTTGCGGGAATAGAGTAAAGGCCTAATGACCTATCAAATTCAATATCCTGAAGAGCGTAAAGAACGTCAAAACCCGCAAGCCAGAAAATAACTGTAAATGCCATTGGCAAAATCTCAGCATTAAATGTGCCTCTTACTGCAATCCATGCTCCGACAGGTGCGGCAGAGATTGCAATACCGAGGACAATATGCGAGAGCCATGTGAATCTTTTTGTATATGAATAGATAAAAAGCACTGCAATGGCAATCGGCGAGAGTTTGAGGCAGAGGGGGTTCAGCATATATGCGGCAAAGATAAGAATGGCAAATGAAATAGCTGCAAATAAAACAGCATTGGACATCTTTATCTTGCCGGAGGGCAACTCGCGATTAGCTGTCCTTGGATTTGAAGCGTCAATCTTTATGTCAATAATCCTGTTCAATCCCATTGCGCCTGACCGCGCACTGACCATTGCAACGACAATCCAGAATATCTGCTTTAGCGAAGGGATGCCCGATGCGGCAAGTATCGCGCCAGTAAATGCAAATGGCAGCGCAAAGATGGAATGGGAAAACTTAATCATCTTCAGATATAAGACTATTTTTTCAAACACAAGCAAATTCTCCTTATCAAATGATTCAAAATAATAACACAATTCAAATCAGATTCTATGTTAAAAAAAAGACTATTTATCTATAGAATTTTTTTGACATGACTTCTGTATTGCCGTATTTAATGCTTTATGCTATCTTAACGCAAATAGCTTGAATCTATCTGCAAGGTAGATTATATATTAGGGCAATGAAATGAAAATAATGACGAATACTATTATCTGCATTCTTTTGGTGACGGCTGCCAGTGCTGATGATTGCAAGCCGTCAAAATTGTCAGACCAAGCAATAAAGCTGATTAAACCATTGATGGAGCTACGTGTAAGACAGAACAAAGAGCAATTTACGGAAGACGGTCGTTGGCGTGGTGAATCTCAATATACTCCTGACGTCGAAAAGCGTTTTTATTCTATATTGAAAAACCGATCCAAAGCTGGCGATGAGGCAGTTGCATACTTACTTAATGTGTACATGGGTGAACATTCCGGAGAGGAATTAGTCTGTGAAGTTATTAATCGCGGTAAGCGCATGCTTCCGCTGATCAGGGAGTATAAGAAATGTATACCATTAATAGGCATCGAACCACTTCACAAGTTTGTTCGAGGTTCGGGCTACCTTCCGCAATATGCAGAGGAGGGCATATTGAAAGACGAGAAATGCACACACGAATAGGCCATGGGGAGAAATGAGGGGGGAGAAATGAGGGACACATCCGTATTTTTCTTAACCACACTGCTGATTTAGGGTGTTAACTGCGAAAACGATAGATGAATTCAGATAAAAGAGAAGAGGCACGGGCATGATAAAATTCATCAGCTCAAAAGGATGTAAATAGCTATGGGCTGCCTATTGGTTCTCGTCTTGGCCGGCATATCAGCAGCCGTGATATTCTTTTTCGGATATTCAAATGTGGCCTTGATTGTTTTAGGCTTATTATGGCTTGCCGCCGTTGTTTATTCCGCAATTTTTGGACATCGTGGTTTTGGCGGCGGACCGAGAACTGATCTTCTGATTGTGATTGCAGGAGCGGGCATTACAGCAGCATTAATCATCCCTAATTACACTGCCCAAAAACCTTGTAATCAAGTCAGAACAGCTCTGACAAAAATTTCTGACGCCGAAAATACATATTTTGCCGAACATAAAACTTTTACCAAAGACCTCCATCTCTTGCGCCTTTCTCTGAAACCGGAAGTTGATATTTCAGTCATTAAAGCTGATGAACAGTCATTTATCGCTACGGCATCGCACAGGTTATG
Protein-coding regions in this window:
- a CDS encoding ABC transporter ATP-binding protein, which gives rise to MMSLRNIRKSYVLPKVTVEVLRGIDMEVAEKDFVAVMGPSGSGKSTLLHIIGCLDRPTSGQYLLLDVDVSRKTDNELAEIRNRKIGFVFQSFNLLPKLIAWKNVELPLLYGGVEPNTRKKKAFEMLEKLGLSHRAEHYPSELSGGEQQRVAIARALINGPAIILADEPTGNLDSRSGKEIIETFKNLNKEGVTIVVVTHEKDIAEQAGKIITIRDGVCQSGCY
- a CDS encoding ABC transporter ATP-binding protein, with amino-acid sequence MPIIKVENLVKRFGSITAVNNISFNVEEGAIFGFLGPNGAGKTTTISILCTLLVPTSGNAFVNGYDCEKESSSVRKSIGIVFQDTTLDKDLTAEENLLFHAYLYNVEKAERRKRVDDVLKLVDLFSRKDDLVKKFSGGMKRRLEVARGLIHRPKVLFLDEPTLGLDPQSRSSLWEFITALPGKYGVTIFMTTHYMDEAEVCDNIAIIDNGNIIAMDSPEELKKVIGGDVIYLKTRDNAKAADVIKSALDIDASIRDGELFISTVRGDTCIPELIRTLGDSVLSVRLQRPTLNDVFLKLTGKAIRDEEGTNTDTIKAEVRAYRRRHGI
- a CDS encoding ABC transporter permease, whose protein sequence is MDVIEIIRVSRDSLMGNRVRSFLTMLGVVIGVASVIMLVSIGEGARSYIGRELGNLGTNILIVVPGKTSAKGGFHPPAATTVRKLVYDDALIIKKRSRHIQDAVPLILGTSKIKYLNQSRDNSVVGITETYFEIRNLSVESGRFISASDVDSRRKVCVLGRTVKKDLFGDKNALGALVAIGDGKYRAIGVMEKKGVTLGIDFDDIVFIPTTAAQELFDTDSLFNITVKVRSATEIDAAKEDIRQILMKRHAGREDFTIMSQDEMVAVMGKILNIMTAVLAGIAAISLLVGGIGIMNIMLVSVRERTREIGIRKALGAKNRDILLQFLIESVTLSLIGGTVGILFAGLLSLVIPYFVEFLPTHLALWSVIVAFLFSAAVGIFFGVYPARKASLYDPIKALRYE
- a CDS encoding UbiA family prenyltransferase is translated as MLVFEKIVLYLKMIKFSHSIFALPFAFTGAILAASGIPSLKQIFWIVVAMVSARSGAMGLNRIIDIKIDASNPRTANRELPSGKIKMSNAVLFAAISFAILIFAAYMLNPLCLKLSPIAIAVLFIYSYTKRFTWLSHIVLGIAISAAPVGAWIAVRGTFNAEILPMAFTVIFWLAGFDVLYALQDIEFDRSLGLYSIPARFGVKDSLLFSRIFHVIAWGLLALTGLFFNLGIFYWIGMAASGGLFIYEHSLVKPDDLSRLDMAFFNMNGYISMTVFVFTLLDYLV
- a CDS encoding ABC transporter permease yields the protein MEFNAIYVIVAREFKKFIRERSRLVSALARPLVWLFLVGAGMSRLVPPVDGVSYMQFIFPGILGMTILFSSMFSSISIIWDKEFGFMKEILVAPVSRLSIVIGKALSGSIISTLQAVIVLLLFPLLGLKLGAADIISAVVICMLVSFSVSAFGIVIATFYESYESFSAIMNFIIMPMFFLSGAMYPVKLLPEALRFAAKLNPLTYGVDALKHVISPLAQGPMSPDFSLVTDLAVIVVLSVIFVFAGVKAFERRG
- a CDS encoding efflux RND transporter periplasmic adaptor subunit translates to MSFYRKRSFWFLSAIILLVMFFILKRTFSAVDVKTAPVNRQELAITVTATSTGTIKSETEVKITAQRIGKITKLFVEEGSIVKPGSMIAELDPEEAHLNLNISLASIDKAKSILKEAETRLKRFSDLREKGYISHIDFDSVQKEYNVAYASVKEAESSLSLAKLNYDYSFIKSPISGVVTSRPVKVGETTAKGALVVHVVAMDDLYIEAFIDEADVAKVKLRQQANITMDAYQGNVFKGEIYRISPVVLGGKQETRTFEVRTRLKEKQIIIKPGMSADVEIIVDNIKNALVVPSHALMEKNNRKFIFIKKCSTAKLIPVETGQFNWNFTEITSGVKEGDTVIINPDAQGLADGRRVREKKKTE